The proteins below are encoded in one region of Deinococcus aquaedulcis:
- a CDS encoding heavy metal translocating P-type ATPase, whose translation MQKTIELGVQGMTCASCVGRVERGLKKVEGVQEATVNLATERATVTYDPALTSPQALLDRVQDVGYEPVTAQAEFGVQGMTCANCVGRVERALKKVDGVLAASVNLATERATVTYLPQSVAPGELKAAIREAGYEVLDAQAGQAREDQERAAREREVAELRRQVTFSAVFAVPLLLLAMAPMLIPALNDWLMGTFGHGVMTTLNWVMLALALPIQFGPGRRFYRLGWKSLRGRSPDMNALVMIGTTAAFAYSVVATVAPGLFPEGTAHVYYEAAGVVITLVLLGKYFEALAKGRSSEAMKTLLGLQARTARVRRGDQEQDVPTDEVRVGDLIVVRPGEKIPVDGEVVQGGSYVDESMITGEPVPVSKQPGAGVVGGTINGHGALTFRATRVGADTALAQIIRLVETAQGSKPPIQGLADRVVAAFVPVVLGIAALTFVLWLLLGGPSALSFALVTTVAVLIIACPCAMGLATPTSVMVGTGKAAELGVLFKSGGALEGLQAVDVVALDKTGTLTRGRPELTDLLPAPGMERGTVLRLVAAAESQSEHPIARALVEAAAREGLGVPRPETVEAVPGFGLSAVVEGRRVQVGADRYMARLGLDVTPFAAQAQALGDAGKSPLYAALDGQLAAVLAVADPIKEGSPEAVQALHRLGLKVAMITGDNARTAQAIARQLGIDTVLAEVLPSGKSDAVKALQAQGQRVAFVGDGINDAPALAQADVGLAIGTGTDVAVETADVILMSGDLRGVPGAFALSRATLRNIRLNLFWAFAYNIVLIPVAAGALYPALGWLLSPVLAAAAMGFSSVFVLSNALRLRGFRPPVRPGPPPPVPVPTGTPSPA comes from the coding sequence ATGCAGAAAACCATCGAGCTGGGCGTGCAGGGCATGACCTGTGCCAGTTGTGTGGGGCGGGTGGAGCGCGGACTGAAAAAGGTGGAGGGGGTGCAGGAGGCCACGGTGAATCTGGCCACCGAGCGCGCCACCGTCACCTACGACCCTGCTCTCACCAGCCCGCAGGCGCTGCTGGACCGCGTGCAGGACGTGGGCTACGAGCCAGTCACGGCCCAGGCCGAGTTCGGGGTCCAGGGCATGACCTGCGCCAACTGCGTGGGCCGCGTGGAACGGGCGCTGAAGAAGGTGGACGGGGTACTGGCCGCCAGCGTGAATCTGGCCACCGAGCGCGCGACCGTCACCTACCTGCCCCAGAGCGTGGCCCCGGGCGAGCTGAAAGCGGCCATCCGAGAGGCGGGGTATGAGGTGCTGGACGCCCAGGCCGGGCAGGCCCGCGAAGATCAGGAACGCGCTGCCCGCGAGCGCGAGGTGGCCGAGCTGCGCCGGCAGGTGACCTTCAGCGCCGTGTTTGCCGTGCCGCTGCTGCTGCTGGCCATGGCCCCCATGCTGATTCCCGCGTTGAACGACTGGCTGATGGGCACCTTTGGGCACGGCGTGATGACCACCCTGAACTGGGTGATGCTGGCGCTGGCGCTGCCCATTCAGTTCGGGCCGGGGCGGCGGTTTTACCGCCTGGGCTGGAAAAGCCTGCGGGGCCGCTCGCCGGATATGAACGCCCTGGTCATGATTGGCACCACGGCGGCCTTTGCCTACAGCGTGGTGGCCACCGTGGCCCCGGGCCTGTTCCCCGAAGGCACCGCCCACGTGTACTACGAGGCGGCGGGCGTGGTGATCACGCTGGTGCTGCTGGGCAAATACTTTGAGGCGCTGGCCAAGGGCCGCTCCAGCGAGGCCATGAAGACCCTGCTGGGCTTGCAGGCCCGCACCGCCCGGGTGCGGCGCGGCGACCAGGAACAGGACGTGCCCACCGACGAGGTGCGCGTGGGTGACCTGATTGTGGTGCGCCCCGGCGAGAAGATTCCCGTGGACGGTGAGGTGGTGCAGGGCGGCAGTTACGTGGACGAAAGCATGATCACGGGTGAGCCGGTGCCCGTGAGCAAGCAGCCCGGTGCGGGCGTGGTGGGCGGCACCATCAACGGCCACGGCGCCCTGACCTTCCGCGCCACCCGCGTGGGCGCCGATACGGCGCTGGCCCAGATCATCCGGCTGGTGGAAACCGCCCAGGGCAGCAAGCCGCCTATTCAGGGCCTGGCCGACCGGGTGGTGGCCGCCTTTGTGCCGGTGGTGCTGGGCATTGCCGCGCTGACCTTTGTGCTGTGGCTGCTGCTGGGGGGGCCGTCTGCCCTGAGCTTTGCGCTGGTGACCACGGTGGCGGTGCTGATCATCGCCTGCCCCTGCGCCATGGGGCTGGCGACCCCCACCAGTGTCATGGTGGGCACCGGCAAGGCCGCCGAACTGGGCGTGCTGTTCAAGAGTGGCGGCGCGCTGGAAGGGCTGCAGGCCGTAGATGTGGTGGCCCTGGACAAGACCGGCACCCTCACCCGGGGCCGCCCCGAACTGACCGACCTGTTGCCCGCCCCCGGCATGGAGCGGGGAACCGTACTGCGCCTTGTGGCCGCCGCCGAGAGCCAGAGCGAGCACCCCATTGCCCGCGCGCTGGTGGAGGCCGCCGCCCGCGAAGGCCTGGGTGTGCCCCGCCCTGAAACGGTCGAGGCCGTACCCGGCTTCGGCCTGAGCGCCGTGGTGGAGGGCCGCCGCGTGCAGGTGGGCGCCGACCGCTACATGGCGAGGCTGGGGCTGGACGTGACCCCCTTTGCGGCGCAGGCCCAGGCCCTGGGCGACGCCGGCAAGAGCCCGCTGTACGCCGCGCTGGACGGCCAGTTGGCGGCGGTGCTGGCGGTGGCCGACCCCATCAAGGAGGGCAGCCCCGAAGCGGTGCAGGCCCTGCACCGCCTGGGCCTGAAGGTCGCCATGATCACCGGGGACAACGCGCGCACCGCGCAGGCCATCGCCCGGCAACTGGGCATTGACACCGTGCTGGCCGAGGTGCTGCCCAGCGGCAAAAGTGACGCTGTCAAGGCACTGCAGGCGCAGGGGCAGCGGGTGGCTTTTGTAGGCGACGGCATCAACGACGCGCCTGCCCTGGCCCAGGCCGATGTGGGGCTGGCCATCGGCACCGGCACCGATGTGGCGGTGGAAACCGCCGACGTGATCCTGATGAGCGGGGACCTGCGCGGCGTGCCGGGCGCCTTTGCCCTGAGCCGCGCGACCCTGCGCAATATCCGGCTGAACCTGTTCTGGGCCTTTGCGTACAACATCGTGCTGATTCCGGTGGCGGCGGGCGCGCTGTACCCGGCGCTGGGCTGGCTGCTCAGCCCGGTGCTGGCGGCGGCGGCCATGGGCTTTTCCAGCGTGTTCGTTCTGAGTAACGCCCTGCGCCTGCGGGGGTTCCGGCCTCCGGTGCGCCCCGGGCCTCCGCCCCCGGTCCCGGTGCCCACGGGCACGCCCAGCCCAGCGTAA
- a CDS encoding complex I NDUFA9 subunit family protein: MNILVTGASGFVGQAVVRELVARGHTVWAGSRRGEAVAGAQGLTLDVTDPGSVERAVGASDPAAVVHLVGIIAETGTQTFERVHVAGTRHVLAATPRHARYVHMSALGAREDSASGYSSSKGRAEALVRASGLRWTIFQPSLIFGPGDDFFGRVLRELVSTAPVVPQIGDGSFPFRPVGVADVARAFATAAESDVGLGDTFALTGPEEFTFRQLLELELQALGKRKPIVPVPLPLMNLAVPLMQVLPRPPITRDQYAMLKEGNTAPNEPAKSVFGLSMQRLQDVLPQIVAPEASRRPAASAR, from the coding sequence ATGAACATACTCGTCACAGGGGCCAGCGGCTTTGTGGGACAGGCGGTGGTGCGCGAACTGGTCGCGCGTGGGCATACGGTCTGGGCAGGTTCACGCCGGGGCGAAGCGGTGGCTGGGGCCCAGGGCCTGACGCTGGACGTGACCGATCCGGGCAGTGTGGAGCGGGCGGTGGGCGCCAGCGACCCGGCGGCGGTGGTGCATCTGGTGGGCATCATTGCCGAAACGGGCACGCAGACCTTTGAGCGGGTGCATGTGGCGGGTACGCGGCATGTGCTGGCGGCCACGCCACGACACGCGCGCTACGTGCACATGAGCGCCCTGGGCGCCCGCGAGGACAGTGCCAGCGGCTACTCCAGTTCCAAGGGCCGCGCCGAGGCCCTGGTGCGCGCCAGCGGCCTGCGCTGGACCATCTTTCAGCCCAGCCTGATCTTTGGCCCGGGCGACGACTTTTTCGGGCGGGTGCTGCGCGAACTGGTGAGCACGGCGCCCGTGGTGCCGCAGATTGGCGACGGCTCGTTTCCCTTCCGGCCCGTGGGCGTGGCCGATGTGGCGCGCGCCTTCGCCACCGCCGCCGAGAGCGATGTGGGCCTGGGCGACACCTTCGCACTGACTGGTCCCGAGGAATTCACCTTCCGGCAGCTGCTGGAACTGGAACTGCAGGCGCTGGGCAAGCGCAAGCCCATTGTGCCGGTGCCGCTGCCCCTGATGAATCTGGCTGTGCCGCTGATGCAGGTGCTACCCAGGCCCCCCATCACCCGCGACCAGTACGCGATGCTGAAAGAAGGCAACACGGCGCCCAACGAGCCGGCAAAAAGCGTGTTTGGCCTGTCCATGCAGCGGCTGCAGGACGTGCTGCCGCAGATCGTGGCGCCGGAGGCCAGTCGCCGCCCGGCGGCCAGCGCGCGCTGA
- the purU gene encoding formyltetrahydrofolate deformylase — protein MTVPAPALDPHNTAVLTITCPDRGGIVAAVSQFLHNHGANILHSDQHSTDPQGGTFFMRMEFHLSGLDLAREPFERAFATVVAAPFGMTWRVTYTTEPRRMAVLVSKYDHCFLDLLWRKRRGELNVEIPLVISNHEDLRRDAEMFGIPFHVVPVTKDNKAEAEAQQVRLLQEAGAEFAVLARYMQILSGDFLNAFGKPVINIHHSFLPAFVGANPYRAAFQRGVKLIGATSHYVTEELDAGPIIAQDVVPVTHRETPETLMRLGRDVERQVLARAVKAHVEDRVLVHGNKTVVF, from the coding sequence ATGACGGTTCCGGCTCCCGCGCTTGACCCCCACAACACCGCTGTTCTGACCATCACCTGCCCGGACCGGGGCGGCATCGTGGCCGCCGTGTCGCAGTTCCTGCACAACCACGGCGCCAACATCCTGCACAGCGACCAGCACAGCACCGACCCCCAGGGCGGCACGTTTTTCATGCGCATGGAGTTTCACCTCTCGGGCCTGGATCTCGCCCGCGAGCCCTTTGAACGGGCCTTTGCCACCGTGGTGGCCGCCCCGTTTGGCATGACGTGGCGCGTGACCTACACGACCGAGCCCCGGCGCATGGCGGTGCTGGTCAGCAAGTACGATCACTGCTTTCTGGACCTGCTGTGGCGCAAACGCCGGGGCGAACTGAATGTGGAGATCCCTCTGGTGATCAGCAACCACGAGGACCTGCGCCGCGACGCCGAGATGTTCGGCATTCCCTTTCATGTGGTTCCCGTCACCAAGGACAACAAGGCCGAAGCTGAGGCCCAGCAGGTGCGGCTGCTGCAGGAAGCGGGCGCCGAGTTCGCCGTGCTGGCCCGCTACATGCAGATTCTCTCGGGAGATTTCCTGAATGCGTTTGGCAAGCCGGTCATCAACATTCACCACTCGTTCCTGCCCGCCTTCGTGGGCGCCAACCCGTACCGCGCGGCCTTTCAGCGCGGCGTGAAACTGATTGGCGCCACCAGCCACTACGTCACCGAGGAACTGGACGCCGGGCCGATCATCGCCCAGGACGTGGTGCCGGTGACTCACCGCGAGACCCCGGAGACCCTGATGCGCCTGGGCCGCGATGTGGAGCGGCAGGTGCTGGCCCGCGCGGTCAAGGCCCATGTGGAAGACCGCGTGCTGGTGCACGGCAACAAGACTGTGGTGTTCTGA
- a CDS encoding metal-sensitive transcriptional regulator, translated as MTDHPAAHCPAPTPEEGVEVHTHAGHLCMPEESRKRAARRLAIARGHLESIRRSLDDPHVYCVDVLRQIKAVQGALDGAASVVLRGHLEAHVATAATRGDEQELVDELMDVLKYL; from the coding sequence ATGACCGACCATCCAGCCGCCCACTGCCCGGCCCCGACCCCCGAGGAGGGGGTGGAGGTCCACACCCACGCGGGTCACCTGTGCATGCCGGAAGAAAGCCGCAAGCGCGCCGCGCGGCGGCTGGCGATTGCACGCGGCCACCTGGAAAGCATTCGCCGCTCACTGGACGACCCCCACGTGTACTGCGTGGACGTGCTGCGCCAGATCAAGGCGGTGCAGGGCGCCCTGGACGGCGCCGCCAGCGTGGTGCTGCGCGGACACCTGGAAGCGCATGTGGCCACCGCCGCCACCCGGGGCGACGAGCAGGAACTGGTGGACGAACTAATGGACGTGCTGAAGTACCTGTAA
- a CDS encoding sensor histidine kinase, with translation MNLFARLFLGHLLVTVVALGALLALAELSAPAFYRHHVEQMVALLGPEGRALQPDLERGMRGTLTSALLAALPFAALVAAITALLTSQRIVRSVRLLSAGSQALAAGHYARRLPEGGRDELAQLAHHFNVLAGSLDRVEQDRVALIGNVGHELRAPLAALRGYAEALSDGVLPPEQAAPAMTRELRALERLAADLSLVSRVEAGQVALQPGTFSAAELLQAAAERFADAYEARGVALEVAPLPPRPPPLHADFERTLQVLSNLLANALRATPGGGRVTLSAHAHPAQVALQVTDTGSGIPPEHLERIFERFYRVDPARTRGDGSGVGLTIARGLAHQMGGDLQVTSGPGGSTFTLTLPAAEGA, from the coding sequence ATGAACCTCTTCGCCCGCCTGTTTCTGGGGCACCTGCTGGTGACCGTGGTGGCGCTGGGTGCCCTGCTGGCTCTGGCCGAACTGAGCGCGCCGGCCTTTTACCGCCACCATGTCGAGCAGATGGTGGCGCTGCTGGGCCCGGAAGGGCGGGCACTGCAACCGGATCTGGAACGTGGGATGCGCGGCACCCTCACCAGCGCCCTGCTGGCGGCCCTGCCGTTTGCCGCGCTGGTGGCGGCCATCACGGCCCTGCTGACCTCGCAGCGCATTGTGCGCTCAGTGCGGCTGCTCTCGGCGGGCAGTCAGGCGCTGGCGGCCGGCCACTATGCCCGGCGCCTGCCGGAAGGGGGCCGCGACGAACTGGCGCAACTGGCCCACCACTTCAACGTGCTGGCCGGTTCGCTGGACCGGGTGGAGCAGGACCGGGTGGCCCTGATTGGCAATGTAGGCCACGAACTGCGCGCGCCACTGGCGGCCCTGCGCGGCTACGCCGAGGCCCTGAGCGACGGCGTGCTGCCCCCTGAACAGGCCGCGCCCGCCATGACCCGCGAGCTGCGCGCCCTGGAACGCCTCGCCGCCGACCTGAGCCTGGTGTCGCGGGTGGAAGCGGGGCAGGTGGCGCTGCAGCCGGGCACCTTCAGCGCCGCCGAGCTGTTACAGGCGGCAGCCGAGCGCTTTGCCGACGCCTACGAGGCCCGGGGCGTGGCCCTGGAGGTGGCACCCCTGCCACCCCGCCCACCGCCCCTGCACGCTGACTTTGAACGGACGCTGCAGGTGCTGTCCAACCTGCTGGCCAATGCCCTGCGCGCCACGCCGGGCGGAGGCCGCGTGACCCTCAGCGCGCACGCCCACCCCGCCCAGGTGGCCCTGCAGGTGACGGATACCGGCAGCGGCATTCCCCCCGAGCACCTGGAGCGCATTTTCGAGCGCTTTTACCGCGTGGACCCCGCCCGCACCCGGGGCGACGGCAGCGGCGTGGGCCTCACGATTGCCCGGGGGCTGGCCCACCAGATGGGCGGGGACCTGCAGGTGACCTCTGGCCCCGGCGGCAGCACCTTTACCCTGACCCTGCCAGCGGCCGAGGGGGCCTGA
- a CDS encoding aminopeptidase: MQTNLLPYDPELHAALLADYCLMANAGERLLVAGGQEATPLLRALTRALLTRGARPVPRVDYPGQDDDFAELATDAVLDAAHPADLADVQALDGSLRVLTPTPGQPVDAARRARLLAARAPIATERARKKWSLTLYPTAHAAAQAGMTPEQFGDFVMRAMFLDRPDPVAAWGEIRAMQARIIERLTRADVVRIEAAGTDLTLRVGGRTWANSDGRRNMPSGEVFTGPIEDSAEGVVTFTVPAEYQGQVVRGARLEFRGGLVVNATAEEGEAVLHAALDTDPGARRLGELGIGTNSGIQVPTGNILFDEKIGGTVHLAIGKSYPETGGVNASAVHWDLITDLRAGGRLSLDGEVVQENGQFLI, translated from the coding sequence GTGCAGACGAACCTCCTCCCCTACGACCCGGAGCTTCACGCGGCGCTGCTGGCCGACTACTGCCTGATGGCGAATGCCGGCGAGCGGCTGCTGGTGGCGGGCGGACAGGAGGCCACGCCCTTGCTCCGCGCCCTGACCCGCGCCCTGCTGACCCGGGGCGCGCGCCCGGTGCCCCGCGTGGACTACCCCGGCCAGGACGACGATTTTGCCGAACTGGCCACCGACGCCGTGCTGGACGCCGCGCACCCCGCCGATCTGGCTGACGTGCAGGCCCTGGACGGCAGCCTGCGGGTGCTGACCCCGACCCCGGGGCAGCCGGTGGACGCCGCCCGGCGCGCCCGCCTGCTGGCTGCCCGCGCCCCCATTGCCACCGAGCGCGCCCGCAAGAAGTGGAGCCTGACCCTGTACCCCACCGCGCACGCCGCCGCGCAGGCCGGCATGACGCCGGAGCAGTTCGGGGATTTCGTGATGCGCGCCATGTTCCTGGACCGCCCCGATCCCGTGGCCGCCTGGGGCGAGATCCGCGCCATGCAGGCCCGGATCATCGAGCGCCTGACCCGCGCGGACGTGGTGCGCATTGAGGCGGCCGGCACCGACCTGACGCTGCGCGTGGGCGGCCGGACGTGGGCCAACAGCGATGGGCGGCGCAACATGCCCAGCGGCGAGGTTTTTACCGGGCCCATAGAGGACAGCGCCGAGGGCGTGGTGACCTTTACCGTGCCCGCCGAGTACCAGGGGCAGGTGGTGCGCGGGGCGCGGCTGGAATTCCGGGGCGGCTTGGTGGTGAACGCGACCGCCGAGGAAGGCGAGGCCGTGCTGCACGCCGCGCTGGACACCGACCCCGGGGCCCGGCGCCTGGGCGAACTGGGCATTGGCACCAACAGCGGCATTCAGGTGCCCACCGGCAACATCCTGTTTGACGAAAAGATTGGCGGCACCGTGCATCTGGCCATTGGCAAGAGCTACCCGGAGACGGGCGGCGTGAACGCCAGCGCCGTGCACTGGGACCTGATCACCGACCTGCGCGCGGGCGGGCGCCTGAGCCTGGACGGCGAGGTCGTGCAGGAAAACGGCCAGTTCTTGATCTGA
- a CDS encoding MerR family transcriptional regulator: MSTPAGWSQTAMFTASEVEAQTGVPATTLRQWERRYGFPHPERNASGYRLYSPQDVAAIQRMQAHLNAGVPASRAAELTCAELVPEPAPPPDGRLGRTPAEWSALLTQALLASDMDEAAALLGQIHAQLPVEDVLTGVISPTLVEIGQRWERGEITVAHEHQASAFVRARLSHLMDLAGVQEGFGPLAVAACAPGESHELGLMMLTLALRRRGVRVAYLGANVPLGDLAVFARQRRARAVLLALNGPWALEATRAHLHDLDGLGAPLFLGGALLNARPELAAELGGLYAGPDAPHAAQAIAAHLHRPEAPDSGAQQGET; this comes from the coding sequence ATGAGCACACCGGCCGGGTGGTCACAGACCGCCATGTTTACCGCCTCGGAGGTCGAGGCGCAAACCGGCGTGCCGGCCACCACGCTGCGGCAGTGGGAACGGCGCTACGGCTTTCCTCACCCGGAGCGCAACGCCAGCGGCTACCGGCTGTATTCGCCGCAGGACGTGGCGGCCATTCAGCGCATGCAGGCGCACCTGAACGCGGGTGTGCCCGCCAGCCGCGCCGCCGAGCTGACCTGCGCCGAACTGGTGCCCGAGCCCGCCCCGCCCCCGGATGGGCGCCTGGGCCGCACCCCCGCCGAATGGAGCGCGCTGCTCACCCAGGCGCTGCTGGCCTCGGACATGGACGAGGCGGCGGCCCTGCTGGGGCAGATTCACGCACAGTTGCCTGTGGAGGACGTGCTGACCGGCGTGATCTCGCCCACCCTGGTGGAAATCGGGCAGCGCTGGGAGCGCGGCGAGATCACGGTGGCCCACGAGCATCAGGCCAGCGCCTTTGTGCGCGCCCGGCTGTCGCACCTGATGGACCTTGCCGGGGTGCAGGAAGGCTTTGGGCCGCTGGCGGTGGCGGCCTGCGCGCCGGGCGAATCCCACGAACTGGGCCTGATGATGCTGACCCTGGCCCTGCGGCGCCGGGGCGTGCGCGTGGCGTACCTGGGCGCCAACGTGCCACTGGGCGATCTGGCGGTGTTCGCCCGCCAGCGCCGGGCCAGGGCGGTGCTGCTGGCCCTGAACGGCCCCTGGGCGCTGGAGGCCACCCGCGCGCACCTGCACGACCTCGACGGCCTTGGGGCGCCGCTGTTTCTGGGCGGGGCGCTGCTCAATGCCCGCCCCGAACTGGCGGCCGAACTGGGCGGCCTGTATGCCGGCCCGGACGCCCCGCACGCCGCCCAGGCCATCGCGGCGCACCTGCACCGCCCAGAGGCGCCGGACAGCGGCGCCCAGCAAGGAGAGACATGA
- a CDS encoding UbiA family prenyltransferase — protein sequence MPARPAPPPTLPLRRVLVVSRPALWVNTVGTLITGTWLSGHLYSLHPGLLALLAYLTLPFNLLIYGLNDLSDREEDARSSRKGGWQGARLAPHEAAPLLRVTAWLNLPALAALALLLPPAATGVLLLSAALFVAYSLPPLRLKARPFLDGLSNVAYALPLALPALVLGETVPTLPLLALMAYSVGKHAFDAAQDIPADQQAGTHTVATRLGAGGTARYALAWFVLAAALLCPVSRLTAGALLLTCGGMSLALALRPGPAQAARLYPLSIVTPWIVGAVAGVQLVYLLARGLWP from the coding sequence GTGCCTGCCCGGCCTGCCCCTCCCCCCACGCTGCCCCTGCGGCGGGTGCTGGTCGTGTCGCGCCCGGCGCTGTGGGTGAACACCGTGGGCACCCTGATTACTGGCACGTGGCTCAGCGGGCACCTGTACAGCCTGCACCCGGGCCTGCTGGCGCTGCTGGCGTACCTCACGCTGCCCTTTAACCTGCTGATCTACGGCCTGAACGACCTTTCCGACCGCGAAGAAGACGCCCGCAGCAGCCGCAAGGGGGGCTGGCAGGGCGCCCGGCTGGCCCCGCACGAGGCCGCGCCCCTGCTGCGCGTGACCGCGTGGCTGAACCTGCCGGCCCTGGCGGCGCTGGCGCTGCTGCTCCCTCCGGCCGCCACAGGGGTGCTGCTGCTGTCGGCGGCGCTGTTCGTGGCCTACAGCCTGCCGCCCCTGCGCCTGAAGGCCCGCCCATTTCTGGATGGCCTGAGCAACGTGGCCTACGCCCTGCCGCTGGCGCTGCCCGCGCTGGTGCTGGGCGAGACGGTGCCCACATTGCCCCTGCTGGCCCTGATGGCGTACTCGGTGGGCAAGCACGCCTTCGACGCCGCCCAGGACATTCCCGCCGACCAGCAGGCAGGCACCCACACCGTGGCCACCCGGCTGGGCGCGGGCGGCACCGCGCGCTACGCCCTGGCGTGGTTTGTGCTGGCCGCCGCCCTGCTGTGTCCGGTGTCCCGGCTGACGGCCGGGGCGCTGCTGCTCACCTGCGGCGGGATGAGCCTGGCGCTGGCCCTGCGTCCGGGCCCGGCGCAGGCGGCGCGGCTGTACCCCCTGAGCATCGTGACCCCCTGGATCGTGGGCGCGGTGGCGGGGGTGCAACTGGTGTACCTGCTGGCGCGGGGGCTGTGGCCATGA
- a CDS encoding CopZ family metallochaperone, which translates to MTKIELDVTGMTCGHCQTAVTKTLKSVPGVDDVQVNLQTGKAVVQGAAQPEQLIAAVQEEGYGASLSTP; encoded by the coding sequence ATGACCAAGATTGAACTGGATGTGACGGGTATGACCTGCGGCCACTGCCAGACCGCCGTGACCAAAACCCTGAAGAGTGTGCCCGGCGTGGACGACGTGCAGGTGAATCTGCAGACTGGAAAAGCCGTGGTACAGGGCGCCGCCCAGCCCGAGCAGCTGATTGCCGCCGTGCAGGAAGAGGGCTACGGCGCCAGCCTCTCCACCCCCTGA
- a CDS encoding winged helix-turn-helix domain-containing protein, protein MARILIVDDDPAILDILGAYLRADGHTVLEARDGLHAQRELPGADLAIVDWMLPGQSGLELARQQRRAQPDFPLLLLTARGEEEDRLRGLDAGADDYVTKPFSPREVVARVRALLRRARLGPSVAVAGLSLDEGRRAAQLDGQDLPLSRLEFDLLLTLARHPGFVWSRARLLERVWGPDFPGVERVVDVHMAALRRKLGEQPDQPRFIETVRGVGYRFREDG, encoded by the coding sequence ATGGCCCGCATCCTGATTGTTGACGACGACCCCGCGATTCTGGACATCCTGGGGGCCTACCTGCGCGCCGACGGCCACACGGTGCTCGAAGCCCGCGACGGTCTGCACGCCCAGCGCGAACTGCCGGGCGCGGATCTGGCGATTGTGGACTGGATGCTGCCGGGCCAGAGCGGGCTGGAACTGGCGCGGCAGCAGCGGCGCGCGCAGCCGGACTTTCCGCTGCTGCTGCTGACCGCCCGGGGCGAGGAAGAAGACCGCCTGCGCGGCCTGGACGCCGGCGCCGACGACTACGTCACCAAGCCCTTTTCGCCGCGCGAGGTGGTGGCCCGGGTGCGCGCCCTGCTGCGCCGCGCCCGCCTGGGGCCCAGCGTGGCGGTGGCCGGGCTTTCGCTGGACGAAGGGCGGCGCGCCGCCCAGCTGGACGGCCAGGACCTGCCCCTGTCCCGGCTGGAATTCGACCTGCTGCTGACCCTGGCGCGCCACCCCGGCTTCGTGTGGTCGCGCGCCCGCTTACTTGAACGGGTGTGGGGCCCGGATTTTCCAGGTGTGGAGCGCGTGGTGGACGTGCATATGGCCGCCCTGCGCCGCAAACTGGGCGAGCAGCCCGACCAGCCGCGCTTTATCGAGACCGTGCGTGGGGTGGGCTACCGCTTCCGGGAGGACGGATGA
- a CDS encoding DUF305 domain-containing protein, giving the protein MNLKLLALTTLALLLSPLPALAQTDHSMHGGAAMTGTVPSPAALSTLSGRAFDRAYLSMMIAHHQGAVDMARAVQGRVKDAQVKAWVAAVIRDQNKEIATMTAWLAPLGGLDTARRDQMAGHMKSMVTPLKTAANPDRAFVQGMRPHHASALEMASLALQKSGDSRILKLSRDIVTAQAGEMYAFQVWLLRQK; this is encoded by the coding sequence ATGAACCTTAAGCTCCTGGCCCTCACCACCCTGGCCCTGCTGCTCTCACCCCTGCCCGCCCTGGCCCAGACCGACCACAGCATGCACGGCGGCGCGGCCATGACGGGCACCGTGCCCAGCCCCGCCGCGCTGTCGACCCTGAGCGGGCGCGCCTTTGACCGCGCCTACCTGTCCATGATGATCGCCCACCACCAGGGCGCCGTGGACATGGCCCGCGCGGTGCAGGGCCGGGTGAAAGACGCGCAGGTGAAAGCCTGGGTGGCCGCCGTGATTCGCGACCAGAACAAGGAGATCGCCACCATGACCGCTTGGCTCGCCCCACTGGGTGGCCTGGACACCGCGCGGCGCGACCAGATGGCCGGGCACATGAAGAGCATGGTCACGCCCCTGAAAACGGCCGCCAACCCAGACCGCGCCTTCGTGCAGGGCATGCGTCCCCACCACGCCTCGGCGCTGGAGATGGCCAGCCTCGCCCTGCAAAAAAGCGGGGACAGCCGCATCCTGAAACTCTCGCGCGACATCGTCACGGCGCAGGCCGGCGAGATGTACGCCTTTCAGGTGTGGCTGCTGCGCCAGAAGTAA